AGACAGTCTAAAACACAATTACAATAGccaaaatgttataataatgaataacagaaactaagaaatatttacaagaTGATAACAGATATtacatttaaactttatatacaaaaataaacatttaagacAGTTAcctaaaaatagataaaataagatTATAACTTCAGAGGTTTACCTTCTTCATCTGGAACTTGATGGTGGCTTTGACCTCATCAATTTTCTGTGTCATGGATTCCTGGTGGGAAAGAAGACCAGGGAACTTGCCAGCCTTGTTCAGACCAGGACCCAACAGACGTGGGATCTGTTTGATGAGCGATTCAGATGCAAGGAAGGCATCATATCTgtaagttaatattaatattaaaaaactatctGAAGAATACTTCTACATGATTTACAGCTTATGAATATATAATGATAACTACTTCATGACCttggtaaacaaaaatatattagccaGTGATCCAAAAAATAACAGATACTGTCTGGTCTAAAGCaataaatgtttcattataGATACAAATTCATGTAGAAGTGCATTTCTAATTTGTTGTTTTGTGCGTTCTTAATTCTTCATATAAATATcagatatatgtaattaaaatcacTGTACTTCAAATGAATTTCCTTAAtataatcgtaaactatgcatgcCATGATCTACAGCAgtttgtgcatgagcccacaaaagcTTCCGAGTTCGTAtgaccaaaaaaattaaaaaatgcatAGCAGCACACTCAGGGTCaggctatttattttaatatataaaaaaaaattgtaacttacTTCTTAGCTAGTTTCTTAACAAGCTTCTTGTTCTTGTTCAACTTCTTAAGGGCCTCTGCGTCCATGCATGGTACGCTGAGGGTTTTGGCCTCGTCACAGTGCTGTTGGTCACCCAAGACGCACACTTGCATCTTAGGCCTGGGAATGTACTTTAGCCTGAAAATAGgtcctattattattaattatatctttCAAAGGAATAATCGTGTATATTTAAGTAATCAGTTTAAGTTTTGTCATCAATAGTCAGATAATAcatgcaattttattaaatcatcatCAAAGAAACATCAACACTAGAACATCTAGAACACTAACTAAATCTTACCAAATTGGACCTcacgtattaaattaaatcggTAAGCCGAAGCAAACCTACCCATTATTTAAAGACTCTGGGTCGAGTCCCGTCAGTTTACACTGACTCCCTGTCCAGATACACCTTTGTGCACAAGGATAGAAAACATTATGTTCACAAAAATGCTCTTTTCAGGTAAACGTACTTGACGGTGCCGGAGAAACGCTTGTCCTTCTGGGGGTCATAGTTCTTCAAACCGATCTGGAGTTCCACGGTCTCCAAGAAGTTACGCTTCTTATCCTTTGAGGATTGGAGTACAGCATTGACGCACTCATAGAGCGTATCACGCGATACCTTTGACctgtaacattttaaaactttaaagttGACATACCGCAATCATAGAAAATCAACATTAATATTGTAATCTTTATATAACGTAGCACAAGctctgtttgtaattttaataaaacattaaaaatataaagagattgtttaaataatattggatTAGCTTACATTTTTGGTTAAAACAACCTCGTCGATGTGATGTCAAAACCGAAAAGACAAATTTGGCAATGACAGCTTTATACCTATAATATGATTAGTCGACGTTTGGTCCACAGATTATCATAACAAATCAACAAACTGGCAATCATGCTTTCATGATTTCATGCCACGCCTCGGAATCCATGGCTACACAATACCTCAGTACTTCAGTAATCaaccaaaaaatagtcaataaaatTCAAACTTGTCGGATTCTGAAGACGAACCAatactaaaacttaaaattaaaagtataagtAATGTAGACTGTAAGCGACGTGTTAATTATCAATGTTTATTGCTGACTAAATTTAAGTATAAGCAGCTAAAAACtgaaactaaaactaaaaataggtattttttttaaatataatccctaatcgaatatatataattgttctCTCATACTGGCTTTACAGTTCAATAAATAGTTCGAAAACCTGCCAAGTATGTGACTACTCAACAAAATTTagattttagtatttaaattttgtgattACTAacattaataagttttttttttaattgaccgcacttataataattttctttcattttaagattatctaataaaaaatacaaaaacaaaacttttttataatatctatagaAACAAGTgactttttaaattgaaattatttcaaaataaatcaatttaaaaattatatttaaaatagtgtagcgtatttattattctttctaACAACATCAAGAGTAAGAGTATTCGGTGATGAAGGCTGCGGTCTTCTTGGATGAGTTTTGTACCAGGAAGACTCATTGATAGCGGGATCATGCTGCCACCACCCGtactaaacaaaaacaatatcttGTCCTAAATTCAGATTTAAAACAACCTCATACTATTAAATAGTATTCGTTATAAAACttcatgtaatattttgtaagagtaaaatattcttatatttttgtcaaatattaaaattatcaccCATAATTATACGTA
This is a stretch of genomic DNA from Melitaea cinxia chromosome 2, ilMelCinx1.1, whole genome shotgun sequence. It encodes these proteins:
- the LOC123663267 gene encoding 60S ribosomal protein L10a, which gives rise to MSKVSRDTLYECVNAVLQSSKDKKRNFLETVELQIGLKNYDPQKDKRFSGTVKLKYIPRPKMQVCVLGDQQHCDEAKTLSVPCMDAEALKKLNKNKKLVKKLAKKYDAFLASESLIKQIPRLLGPGLNKAGKFPGLLSHQESMTQKIDEVKATIKFQMKKVLCLSVAVGHVDMTPDELAQNVHLSINFLVSLLKKHWQNVRSLHMKSTMGPPQRLY